In Daucus carota subsp. sativus chromosome 4, DH1 v3.0, whole genome shotgun sequence, one DNA window encodes the following:
- the LOC135152148 gene encoding uncharacterized protein LOC135152148 gives MFIVEGAGGYDFTAALPPGLIREGDARGKGQSCRVSDGGGLVVEALAQGEQRWLGLDSGGLLGGKMIDQCKLRVRLMLGEIASEMFTRLVMVTAGTSNPITTTPPVTLTLASSGTTTAAQTSIPMIFGTLPPLTNVVATATDHGTHYSTVVTTTRGPTNEYVVYTDDSSEDSERDYDIPPRRRRDGNQSRGSQHNTRPNNSESRRPTDQEYEARIRAYEQEIAQLRRDRAAHQTRQPPPEPRQQTENPQNAAKRAPENMNELQERAGKYIKAEESLKKSQNNQGPTPNPKKRGNDTEYNADSKYSKTGDGDKSPTKKKAGPRFTEFHKDTGHKTDDCRQLKDEIEFLIRKGKLSKYTRDTDKNPRDNDNRGRDNDDRNKRNQPRGPVINVISGGPTAAGLSSNSRKAYAREVMYIVGEPPKRAKIEFALAFDNLDLDRVKFPHDDPLVITPVIGNSSVKRVLVDGGASVDILFHDAYEKMGYSDSQLTPSDMPIYGFNNVETKIEGMIQLPVTMGTEPRQATCMLNFLVIKASSTYNAILGRTGIHAFKAIPSTYHLKIKFPTKNGVGEEIGDQKMARSCYVGALKSGGTGGQVLPIEDLDVREEEERRGKPAEDLVPFSLYPDEPEKVTYVGASLPEDMKSEFVKFLRNNRDVFAWTAADMPGIDPLFMTHTLNVSPDRKPVKQKKRSFAPERQEAIKQEVDKLLEAGFIEEIQFSEWLANPVMVKKANGKWRMCVDFTDLNDACPKDCFPLPRIDTLIDATAGHEMLSFMDGFSGYNQIRMNKDDIPKVSFITDFAKCAFGVGSGKFLGLMVSKRGIEANPDKIKAILDMEPPKSIKDVQKLTGRIAALGRFISKSGDKCLPFFKALKKVKDFEWTSESQEAFEQLKKYMAEPPLLSKPVDGETLYVYLAVSEKALSAVLVPSRKLRPYFQAHKIEVLTDQPLRNIMHSPKASGRLIKWAVELGEFEIRYKPRVTIKAQALADFLVECTIDNKEVGGQESMVEEPKEEEKPKEYWLLFFDGASKTKNSGAGLVLRSPDGFTVEYAIKLDFPTTNNEAEYEALIAGLGLARTLRVKNLKVCGDSRLVVSQVNGEFEAREETMLKYLRIVKAQMTQFKECLVEHIPREENAKADALSQFASSENEVCSGSVYYQVLKTPSINAKLVAPIDTGATWIDEVKTYLETGHLPPDAGEARKLQVRALKYALIEGILYKKSFVIPYLKCLRPDEAREALKEVHEGICGQHLGGRALAHKITRLGFFWPNMLKDAKDYVKRCDRCQRFAPVVRQPPEMLTSINSPIPFAMWGMDILGPFPLASAQRKFLIVAIDYFTKWIEAKPLAKITTKQVAQFFWENVICRYGIPRVLVTDNGAQFNNPEFVGYCDDYSIELRFTSVAHPQANGQAEVANRIILDGLKKRVEKAHGSWAEEILPILWAYRTTCKVSTGATPFQLAYGAEAVVPLEITHTSPRVQQYEPEANEEGMRLALDMIDEVRDEANARIVESQKRASYYYNLRVKERFFRKGDLVLRKAEASGVGPKGKMAPNWEGPYQVKDVIGRGSYKLQTLDGVEFPRSWHATNLKIYYI, from the exons ATGTTTATAGTCGAAGGAGCTGGGGGTTATGATTTCACGGCGGCGTTGCCGCCGGGTCTGATCAGAGAAGGCGACGCAAGGGGCAAGGGACAGAGTTGTAGAGTGTCGGATGGTGGTGGGTTGGTTGTCGAGGCGCTGGCTCAAGGTGAACAGAGGTGGCTGGGTTTGGATAGTGGTGGTTTG ctaggggGTAAGATGATTGACCAGTGTAAGCTGCGCGTAAGATTGATGCTAGGCGAGATTGCCAGTGAGATGTTTACGAGGCTAGTTATG gtcaccgctggaacctcaAATCCCATCACCACCACGCCACCAGTCACGTTGacccttgctagcagtggcacaaccaccgctgctcaaacctcgattcctatgatttttggcacgctgccccctctgactaatgttgtggccacagccactgatcatgggacTCATTACTCTACCGTTGTGACAaccacaagaggaccaacaaatgagtatgtagtttatacggacgactcttctgaagattcggagagggactatgatattcccccacgaaggAGGAGAGACGGAAACCAGAGCCGAGGCTCCCAGCACAACACCAGGCCGAATAACTCCGAGTCccgtcgacccacggaccaggagtacgaagccaggattcgagcttatgaacaggagatagctcaGTTGAGAAGAGACAGGGCGGCACACCAGACCAGGCAGCCACCACCCGAACCTCGGCAACAAACTGAAAACCCTCAGAACgcag ccaagagggcccctgaaAATATGAATGAGCTCCAGGAGAGGGCCGGGAAGTATATCAAGGCTGAGGAAAGCCTGAAGAAATCTCAGAATAACCAGGGACCGACCCCGAACCCAAAGAAACGTGGAAACGACACCGAGTACAACGCGGATAGTAAGTATTCAAAGACAGGGGATGGTGATAAGTCCCCCACCAAAAAGAAAGcaggaccgaggttcactga gtttcataaggatacaggacataagaccgatgattgtcggcagttgaaggatgagatcgaGTTTTTGATCCGAAAAGGCAAGCTGTCCAAGTATACTAGGGATACGGACAAGAATCCCCGTGACAATGACAAccgtggaagagacaacgatgataggaataagagaaaccagcctagagggcctgtgatcaatgtaatctctggaggaccgaccgcagcaggcctatctagtaactcacgaaaagcttatgctcgtgaagtgatgtACATTGTTGGAGAGCCCCCGAAGAGGGCAAAAATTGAGTTTGCTTTAGCATTCGACAATTTAGATCTTGACAGAGTTAAATTTCCCCATGATGATCCTTTGGTAATCACCCCGGTGATTGGAAACTCTTCTGTAAAAAGGGTACTCGTTGACGGTGGAGCCTCAGTAGATATCTTATTTCATGATGCATATGAGAAGATGGGATATTCAGATTCGCAATTGACACCttcagatatgcctatatacgGCTTTAATAACGTGGAGACAAAGATTGAAGGTATGATCCAACTACCCGTGACAATGGGCACCGAGCCTAGACAGGCCACATGTATGCTGAATTTTTTGGTCATTAAGGCTTCATCAACCTACAATGCTATCCTTGGGAGGACTGggatacatgcttttaaagcaatcccatccacctaccacttgaagatcaaattccctaCCAAGAATGGGGTGGGAGAAGAGATAGGAGATCAAAAAATGGCTAGAAGTTGTTATGTGGGGGCTCTGAAATCTGGAGGGACCGGGGGGCAAGTTCTCCCAATTGAGGACTTGGATGTccgagaggaagaggaaaggagaggaAAGCCAGCTGAGGACTTGGTTCCCTTCTCCCTATATCCAGATGAGCCCGAGAAGGTGACCTATGTAGGGGCGTCGCTCCCCGAGGATATGAAATCCGAATTTGTGAagttcttgaggaacaaccgggATGTGTTTGCTTGGACCGCAGCCGATATGCCAGGGATTGATCCCCTCTTTATGACACACACGCTTAACGTAAGCCCAGATAGAAAACCCGtgaaacaaaagaagagaagttttgcccctgagaggcaggaagccataaaacaggaggtcgataagcttttggaagcaggttttataGAGGAAATCCAATTCTCAGAATGGCTAGCTAACCCagtcatggtcaagaaagctaatggaaagtggaggatgtgtgtagacttcacagatttgaatgatgcttgtcctaAGGACTGTTTTCCTCTCCCAAGAATAGATACTCTGATCGATGCTACAGCTGGGCACGAGATGTTGAGCTTTATGGATGGCTTTAGTGGATACAACCAGATCCGAATGAATAAGGACGACATTCCTAAGGTATCATTCATCACTGATTTTG ccaagtgtgcctttggagtTGGGTCTGGAAAATTTTTGGGTCTGATGGTCTCAAAACGTGGAATTgaggccaaccccgacaagataaaggCCATCCTTGATATGGAGCCGCCTAAGTCTATAAAAGATGTTCAAAAGCTAACAGGAAGAATCGCGGCACTAGGACGTTTCATCTCGAAGTCCGGGGATAAGTGCTTGCCCTTCTTTAAGGCTTTGAAGAAAGTTAAAGATTTTGAATGGACAAGTGAGAGCCAAGAGGCCTTTGAGCAGTTGAAGAAgtatatggcagagccaccactcttatcaaaGCCCGTGGATGGAGAAACATTATATGTCTACTTGGCTGTCTCTGAGAAAGCACTGAGTGCGGTCTTGGTTC cttcaagaaagctgaggccttacttccaggctcacaaaattgaagtcttgacagaccagCCCCTTAGGAacataatgcatagcccgaaggctagtgggAGATTAATCAAATGGGCAGTAGAGCTTGGGGAATTTGAAATTCGATACAAACCACGGGTGACAATCAAGGCTCAAGCTCTAGCTGACTTCCTCgttgaatgcaccattgacaacaaggaagtcggggggcaggagagtatggtagaggaacccaaagaagaggagaaacctaaagagtattggttactattttttgacggagcttcaaaaacaaaaaatagtgggGCAGGGCTGGTGCTCCGAAGCCCGGATGGCTTCACGGTCGAGTACGCAATCAAGTTAGACTTTCCaactaccaataatgaagctgagtATGAGGCCCTTATAGCTGGATTGGGATTGGCGAGAACCCTGAGGGTTAAAAACCTGAAAGTATGTGGGGACTCAAGACTTGTGGTTTCACAGGTTAATGGAGAATTTGAGGCACGAGAAGAAACAATGCTGAAATACTTAAGGATTGTGAAAGCCCAGATGACGCAATTTAAAGAATGTTTGGTAGAACATATACCTAGGGAAGAGAATGcaaaggctgatgccttatcccAGTTTGCATCCTCAGAGAATGAGGTGTGCTCGGGAAGTGTTTACTATCAGGTTTTGAAAACCCCAAGTATCAATGCCAAGCTGGTAGCCCCAATTGACACGGGGGCCACTTGGATCGATGAGGTCAAAACGTATCTCGAAACCGGACATCTACCACCTGATGCTGGGGAAGCACGAAAACTACAAGTGAGAGCTTTAAAGTATGCACTCATTGAAGGGATTCTCTATAAGAAATCTTTTGTTATACCTTATTTGAAGTGTTTAAGGCCGGATGAGGCCCGGGAAGCCCTGAAAGAGGTccatgaaggaatctgtggcCAGCACCTAGGCGGGAGAGCCTTGGCTCACAAAATTACTCGCCTTGGGTTCTTTTGGCCAAATATGCTGAAGGATGCGAAGGATTATGTTAAGAGATGCGATCGTTGTCAGAGATTTGCACCTGTTGTGCGCCAGCCCCCAGAGATGTTGACATCCATTAACTCCCCGATTCCCTTTGCTATGTGGGGGATGGACATCCTAGGGCCGTTTCCACTCGCCAGTGCTCAAAGGAAGTTTCTGATAGTGGCTATTGACTACTTTaccaagtggattgaggccaaacccctggccaagataaccaccaagcaagttgctcagTTCTTTTGGGAAAACGTCATATGCAGGTATGGCATACCCCGAGTCTTGGTTACTGACAATGGAGCTCAGTTCAACAATCCAGAGTTTGTGGGATACTGTGACGACTATAGCATTGAGCTACGATTCACTTCggttgcccatcctcaagccAATGGGCAAGCTGAAGTAGCCAACAGGATAATCCTTGATGGGCTAAAGAAAAGAGTCGAGAAAGCGCATGGGTCTTGGGCTGAAGAGATtctccctatactatgggcaTATCGAACAACCTGCAAGGTCTCCACAGGAGCAACCCCGTTCCAGTTAGCTTACGGGGCTGAAGCCGTAGTGCCACTTGAGATAACTCATACCTCccccagggtccagcagtatgagcccgAAGCCAATGAGGAAGGAATGAGACTCGCACTCGACATGATCGATGAGGTCCGTGATGAGGCTAACGCCAGGATCGTTGAGAGCCaaaaacgagcttcctattactataatctCCGAGTCAAGGAACGATTCTTCAGAAAAGGGGATTTAGTCCTAAGGAAAGCTGAGGCCTCAGGAGTTGGTCCCAAGGGAAAGATGGCCCCAAACTGGGAAGGTCCGTATCAGGTGAAGGATGTTATTGGTCGCGGCTCGTACAAGCttcagaccctggatggagttgagtttccaaggagttggcatgccaccaacttgaagatttattatatttga